A single region of the Laspinema palackyanum D2c genome encodes:
- a CDS encoding two-partner secretion domain-containing protein, with protein sequence MGHRQRSQISGSSLTGKLAILSIALCLFPPIAVAQIVPDATLPVNSIVTPDSDALIIDGGTSSGSNLFHSFQEFSIPTDTAAFFNNNPTIENIFTRITGISISNIDGVLATNGTANLFLLNPNGIVFGPNAQLNIGGSFLATTADRFTFADGTQFGADVQTPPQLTISTPIGLQYGSNPGDIAVGGAVLQVSPGETLTLAGGNVFLEGAALLAESGRIEVSSAIAGELSLVPLEELSQAPSTVTYGDIQLSQGSAIDTSGDAGGDIQLQGRRIELRDGSLLQTTTFGEAPGGNLTIRAAESLELSGNNLEGFPSGLLAETAGAGDGGNIDITARRVIFQDGGQASASALQPSTGNGGNVRVNALEFIEMSGSTGAIADPTTGEELSPPLDSGIFTNSEGAGNGGNIEINSFRIAVRDGAQVSASTFGAGDGGNIEIAASTVELVGTSGIFSTADIESSGDGGDIAIATNRAIVRDGAQISSTTFGEGDAGDIRLSASELLEVRGTTADFRSGIFADVAQESTGNGGNIILDSDRLLVDNGGSISTSTAGQGQGGLLTINSQSLTVRNGGQIAAGTVGTFPGGSISIVSDSVELSGTNPDGFPSGAFTQTQGSGNAGDLTISSSQLTIRDGAKLSVSGEATGNAGSLTVNSDRLELQNAAILTGETVSGQGGNIGINAETIILRGNSNISTTAGTQDNPGDGGNITIDTEAIAGLENSNISANAFNGSGGAIAISTDVILGLEAKTREQLESELGEDLTQFNPNTLSTNDITAISRTDPSLSGTIGINTPDVDPSKGFVELEDETVDVARLIDDTVCRLGQGSEFVQTGRGGLPPSPTDPLTSDEVWEDWRLNGISGERQTEEHNLNRTLPQRDRIIEARDWEMKENGDWVLTAPQLASEVAIGATIATGCVPLQAKMRSPSGDILAIAAFPDKPSSQTVQVQQFEAIGSTVFTAEQLAAATQPFLQQPLTFDRLLDARSAIAQLYFDAGYLTSGAYIPPQIVQNGVVTIQVVEGQLEDIAVRTNGRLNKSYIQQRLERIISEPVHPERVLTALQLLQLDENIETISAELSPGVRPGTNLLTVTVQEKPLLGTQLSVDNNRAPSVGSFRQTVQTNFSNLLGLGDVATVAYTHTDGSNTWDAIYGIPLNSRNGTLSFYYGRGDSKIVEEPFDELEIEADSQVYEIAYRQPFQSIQTKARENSEDEYVFQEFALGLTASRRDSQTSLLGVDFPLSPGANDAGETRISALRFFQEWTQREDRQVFAARSQLSLGVGWFDATVNNSEPDSRFLAWRGQAQWVRRVTDNTLLLMRGDVQLSANALLPFEQFGLGGQDRIRGYRQDALLTDNGALASVELRLPIPLVSGGGRLVQIAPFLDAGVGWNSDDRPNPEQNALLSAGVGLRMQFGNRLTARVDWGIPLVNLDSREKTWQENGVYFTIVSDLF encoded by the coding sequence ATGGGCCACAGGCAGCGATCGCAGATATCTGGATCCTCCCTTACCGGGAAATTGGCGATTTTGTCGATCGCGCTTTGCTTGTTCCCCCCGATTGCCGTCGCACAAATTGTCCCGGATGCCACCTTACCTGTTAACTCTATTGTCACCCCGGATAGCGATGCTTTAATTATCGACGGGGGCACCTCATCTGGCTCCAATTTATTCCACAGTTTCCAAGAATTTTCCATCCCAACCGACACGGCTGCTTTTTTTAATAACAATCCCACGATTGAAAATATTTTTACTCGAATCACCGGGATTTCGATTTCTAATATTGATGGGGTTCTCGCGACAAATGGAACCGCCAATCTATTCCTATTAAATCCTAACGGTATCGTTTTTGGTCCTAACGCTCAACTCAATATCGGTGGATCGTTTTTGGCAACCACTGCCGATCGCTTCACGTTTGCTGATGGCACCCAGTTTGGCGCTGATGTACAAACTCCGCCTCAACTGACGATTAGCACTCCCATTGGATTGCAATATGGCAGCAATCCTGGGGATATTGCAGTGGGAGGCGCTGTATTGCAAGTCAGTCCCGGTGAAACTTTAACCCTGGCAGGGGGAAATGTTTTCCTAGAAGGCGCGGCATTATTGGCAGAGTCGGGACGCATCGAAGTCAGTTCGGCGATCGCCGGTGAATTGTCTCTGGTTCCCCTGGAAGAATTGTCACAAGCACCATCAACAGTGACTTATGGAGATATCCAACTGTCCCAAGGCAGTGCGATCGATACCAGTGGAGACGCAGGTGGGGATATCCAGTTACAGGGTCGGCGCATCGAACTGCGTGACGGTTCCCTACTGCAAACCACCACCTTTGGCGAAGCGCCAGGAGGCAATCTCACCATTCGCGCCGCTGAATCTCTGGAACTCAGTGGCAACAATTTAGAAGGGTTTCCCAGTGGGTTGCTGGCAGAAACCGCAGGTGCAGGGGATGGCGGCAATATAGACATAACTGCGCGGCGGGTCATTTTCCAAGATGGGGGACAGGCATCGGCATCGGCATTGCAACCGAGTACCGGCAATGGCGGAAATGTCAGGGTGAATGCCTTAGAGTTTATTGAAATGAGCGGATCCACAGGCGCGATCGCTGACCCGACTACAGGGGAAGAATTATCCCCTCCTTTGGATAGCGGGATCTTTACCAACAGCGAAGGTGCTGGAAATGGCGGCAATATCGAGATCAACAGTTTCCGCATCGCCGTCAGAGATGGCGCTCAAGTCAGTGCTTCCACTTTTGGCGCGGGAGATGGGGGAAACATTGAGATCGCCGCTTCAACGGTAGAACTCGTCGGCACTTCCGGGATATTTTCCACTGCGGATATCGAATCAAGTGGGGATGGCGGAGATATTGCGATCGCAACAAATCGGGCGATCGTTCGCGATGGCGCTCAAATCAGTTCCACTACTTTCGGAGAGGGAGATGCCGGAGATATCCGGTTGAGTGCTTCGGAGTTGCTGGAAGTGAGGGGAACAACGGCGGATTTTCGTAGCGGGATCTTTGCTGACGTGGCACAGGAGTCAACCGGAAACGGGGGAAATATTATCTTAGATAGCGATCGCCTGTTGGTGGATAATGGCGGTAGCATCTCCACCAGTACCGCAGGTCAAGGTCAGGGAGGCCTTTTAACGATTAACTCGCAATCCTTGACGGTTCGTAATGGCGGACAAATCGCGGCGGGGACGGTTGGCACGTTTCCCGGTGGCAGTATTTCCATTGTGTCGGACTCTGTAGAACTCAGTGGTACCAATCCGGATGGATTTCCCAGCGGTGCATTCACTCAAACTCAAGGATCTGGAAATGCGGGAGATTTAACAATATCCAGCAGTCAACTCACGATCCGAGATGGCGCAAAACTCTCGGTGAGTGGGGAAGCGACGGGTAATGCAGGCAGTCTCACGGTGAATAGCGATCGCCTAGAATTACAAAATGCTGCAATTCTTACTGGTGAAACCGTTTCCGGACAAGGCGGTAACATTGGCATCAATGCCGAAACGATTATCTTACGCGGAAATAGCAATATTTCCACCACTGCAGGTACTCAGGATAATCCTGGCGATGGCGGTAATATTACCATCGATACTGAAGCGATCGCGGGGTTGGAAAATAGCAATATCTCCGCCAACGCTTTCAACGGTTCTGGGGGTGCGATCGCGATTTCTACGGATGTCATCCTAGGACTGGAGGCGAAGACGCGGGAACAACTAGAAAGCGAACTCGGCGAAGATTTAACTCAATTCAACCCCAATACCCTCTCCACCAATGACATCACCGCCATTTCCCGCACCGACCCCTCCCTGAGTGGAACCATCGGCATCAACACTCCCGATGTAGATCCCAGCAAAGGGTTTGTGGAATTGGAAGATGAAACGGTCGATGTTGCTCGTTTAATTGATGATACCGTCTGTCGTCTCGGTCAGGGAAGTGAGTTTGTGCAAACGGGACGCGGTGGGTTGCCTCCCTCGCCAACTGACCCTCTTACCAGCGATGAGGTGTGGGAAGATTGGCGCTTGAATGGGATTTCGGGAGAACGTCAAACTGAGGAACACAATCTAAATCGCACCTTACCCCAGCGCGATCGCATTATCGAGGCACGGGATTGGGAAATGAAAGAGAATGGTGACTGGGTACTGACAGCACCACAATTGGCAAGTGAGGTGGCGATTGGCGCAACGATCGCCACAGGTTGTGTGCCCCTACAAGCGAAAATGCGATCGCCATCTGGGGACATCCTGGCGATCGCCGCATTCCCGGACAAACCCAGTTCCCAAACTGTTCAAGTGCAACAGTTCGAGGCGATCGGTAGTACCGTCTTTACCGCTGAACAACTCGCTGCCGCAACCCAACCGTTTCTCCAGCAACCCCTCACCTTTGATCGCCTCTTAGATGCGCGATCGGCGATCGCTCAACTTTATTTTGATGCCGGTTATCTCACCTCTGGCGCGTACATTCCCCCGCAAATCGTCCAAAATGGCGTTGTCACTATCCAAGTGGTCGAGGGTCAGTTAGAAGATATCGCCGTTCGCACCAATGGCAGACTCAATAAAAGCTATATTCAACAACGGTTAGAACGGATTATTTCAGAACCCGTGCATCCCGAACGGGTACTCACCGCGCTGCAATTGCTCCAACTCGATGAAAATATCGAAACCATTTCGGCAGAACTCTCCCCAGGGGTGCGTCCCGGTACCAATTTACTAACCGTAACCGTCCAAGAAAAACCGTTGCTGGGAACGCAATTGAGTGTAGATAATAACCGCGCTCCCAGTGTCGGCAGTTTCCGGCAAACGGTGCAAACAAATTTTAGTAATCTTTTGGGATTGGGAGATGTGGCAACGGTTGCCTACACCCATACCGATGGTAGCAATACTTGGGATGCAATCTACGGCATTCCTCTCAACTCTCGTAATGGAACCCTCAGTTTTTACTACGGCAGGGGGGATAGTAAGATTGTGGAAGAACCATTCGATGAATTGGAGATTGAAGCGGATTCTCAAGTGTATGAAATTGCTTATCGGCAACCCTTTCAATCCATTCAGACAAAAGCGCGAGAAAATAGCGAAGATGAATATGTTTTTCAAGAATTTGCCTTGGGTTTAACCGCTTCGAGACGCGATAGCCAAACTTCTTTATTAGGCGTGGATTTTCCCCTGTCTCCGGGTGCGAATGATGCGGGAGAAACGCGGATTTCAGCCTTACGATTTTTTCAGGAATGGACGCAGCGCGAAGATCGGCAAGTGTTTGCAGCGCGTTCCCAATTGAGTTTGGGAGTGGGGTGGTTTGATGCAACGGTTAATAATAGTGAACCGGATAGTCGCTTTTTGGCATGGCGAGGTCAGGCGCAGTGGGTGCGAAGAGTGACCGATAATACTTTACTGTTAATGCGCGGGGATGTGCAACTTTCGGCAAATGCTTTATTGCCATTTGAACAGTTTGGTTTAGGGGGTCAAGATCGGATTCGGGGATATCGACAAGATGCTTTACTGACGGATAATGGTGCATTAGCTTCGGTGGAATTGCGGTTACCAATTCCTTTAGTGTCTGGGGGGGGACGGTTGGTGCAAATTGCACCATTTTTGGATGCGGGGGTGGGTTGGAATAGCGATGATCGCCCCAATCCAGAACAGAATGCATTGTTGTCTGCGGGGGTGGGATTGCGAATGCAGTTTGGCAACCGCTTGACGGCGCGGGTAGATTGGGGTATTCCTTTAGTAAATCTCGATTCCAGAGAAAAAACATGGCAAGAAAACGGGGTATATTTTACCATAGTTTCCGATTTATTTTAA
- a CDS encoding CHAT domain-containing protein, whose product MVWAICGLILSLNLPVLSAQIGQGLLGFEENAHPALAQSIEPESLLERARTAYQNGEFLEAAQLLKQAEAMFGDLEAVVERAVSLSYLSLVYQKLGQWPEATEAIATSLSLLENTANVPLSVLAQTLNAQGNLQLAQGQAEAALETWKQAEMAYQKSGDREGVRGSLMNQAKALESMGFSRAACNTIFEVLEVERLTCESLVQSPDPESTSKKSNLDEFLLSLQQQPNSAIKAMALRSLGNLLRSFGYLERSQQILEQSLQVTETLQSPQEISLSLLNLGNTTRAQEDFTHALAFYNQAAIAASSPATRLQAYLNQLSLTIEVDQIATASPIITQIQSELDDLPTSAIAVYARINFARSLWDLRNQSNRYDLAQIEELLKIAEQQAQELGDDRLRSHALGNRAWLSEQKEDWLQAQQLTTDAIALAKDAPEIAYQWQWQMARIQQKTQENSSALQFYDAAIASLKLVRKDLTGINPDIQLSFQKQIDPLYREFVDLLLQKENPSPENLEKARQAIADLQLAELENFLRCSLQTETPVELDLLAEEHQAAIIYPIILPQRLAVIVKRPGASDLLYFQTEISRQDVDQKLDTLRTELEERFVSTEAKQLLPEVYNWLIQPIETASNSEVNPIKTLVFVLEGRLRNIPMAALSNSKGEYVVQKYAVALNLGLELKDPQPLSQQSLTALLAGITEPLRGLPALEYADRELNLVENSVSSSRQLRNQKFKKETLENQINSRSFAIVHLATHGEFSSQLEKTGIEAWDGRINLDELSTIFTQQTENQPSPIELLVLSACKTADGDDRAVLGLAGVAVRSGARSTVASLWYIDDETSALLMNRFYYYLNDPRALSKAEALRLAQDDIRKEFINKRAPYYWGSFVLVGNWL is encoded by the coding sequence ATGGTTTGGGCGATTTGCGGACTGATTCTCAGTCTGAATCTGCCAGTATTGTCAGCACAAATCGGACAGGGTTTATTGGGGTTTGAAGAAAATGCTCACCCGGCACTCGCTCAATCTATTGAGCCAGAATCGTTATTGGAACGCGCTCGTACTGCTTATCAGAATGGGGAATTTTTAGAAGCGGCACAACTGTTAAAACAGGCAGAAGCGATGTTTGGCGATCTCGAAGCAGTTGTCGAGCGCGCCGTCAGTTTAAGTTATCTGTCGTTAGTCTATCAAAAATTAGGACAATGGCCGGAAGCAACGGAGGCGATCGCCACCAGTCTAAGTTTATTAGAAAATACAGCTAATGTTCCCCTGTCTGTGCTGGCGCAAACCCTGAACGCGCAAGGAAATTTACAATTAGCGCAAGGACAAGCTGAAGCCGCTTTGGAAACCTGGAAACAGGCCGAAATGGCTTATCAAAAATCAGGCGATCGCGAAGGAGTTAGAGGTAGCTTGATGAATCAAGCAAAAGCCTTGGAATCGATGGGATTTTCACGAGCGGCTTGCAATACTATTTTTGAAGTTTTAGAGGTAGAGAGGTTGACTTGCGAATCCTTAGTTCAGTCGCCCGATCCAGAGTCAACGTCGAAAAAGTCAAATTTAGATGAATTTCTCCTCAGTTTACAGCAACAACCCAATTCCGCTATCAAAGCAATGGCACTCCGAAGTTTGGGAAACCTGCTGCGATCCTTTGGTTACTTGGAGCGATCACAGCAAATTTTGGAACAGAGTTTGCAAGTGACTGAAACCCTACAATCACCTCAAGAGATAAGTTTATCTTTACTGAATTTAGGGAATACTACTCGTGCCCAAGAAGATTTTACCCATGCTTTGGCATTCTACAACCAAGCGGCGATCGCCGCTAGTTCTCCAGCCACTCGTCTGCAAGCGTACCTCAATCAACTGAGTCTGACTATTGAAGTAGATCAAATAGCAACAGCCTCACCGATTATCACACAAATTCAATCTGAACTCGACGATCTACCCACCAGCGCGATCGCAGTTTACGCCCGCATTAATTTCGCCCGCAGTCTTTGGGACCTGAGAAATCAAAGCAATCGCTACGATTTGGCCCAAATCGAGGAATTATTAAAAATTGCCGAACAACAAGCTCAAGAACTAGGCGATGACAGACTGCGCTCTCACGCCTTGGGAAATCGCGCTTGGTTGTCCGAACAAAAGGAAGATTGGTTACAGGCGCAACAACTCACCACGGATGCGATCGCTTTAGCTAAAGACGCTCCAGAAATTGCTTATCAGTGGCAATGGCAGATGGCAAGAATTCAACAGAAAACCCAGGAAAATTCCAGCGCTTTGCAATTTTATGATGCGGCCATTGCGAGTTTAAAATTAGTTCGCAAAGATTTAACGGGAATTAATCCAGATATTCAGCTATCCTTTCAGAAACAAATCGACCCCCTGTATCGAGAATTTGTAGACTTGCTATTGCAAAAGGAAAATCCCAGCCCCGAAAACTTAGAAAAAGCCCGACAGGCGATCGCTGATTTGCAACTGGCAGAATTAGAGAACTTTTTGCGGTGCAGCTTGCAAACTGAAACCCCCGTCGAACTGGATCTCCTTGCAGAGGAACATCAGGCAGCCATTATTTATCCGATCATTTTACCCCAACGATTAGCCGTTATCGTTAAACGTCCCGGTGCCTCCGACTTGCTCTATTTCCAGACAGAGATTTCGCGGCAGGACGTCGATCAGAAACTAGATACCCTCAGAACAGAATTAGAAGAACGCTTTGTTTCTACTGAGGCGAAACAGCTATTGCCCGAGGTTTATAACTGGTTAATTCAACCGATTGAAACTGCATCTAATTCTGAGGTAAACCCCATTAAAACTTTGGTGTTTGTGCTAGAGGGTCGATTGCGGAATATTCCGATGGCAGCGCTATCTAACAGTAAGGGAGAATATGTCGTCCAGAAATATGCAGTCGCCCTCAATCTCGGTCTAGAATTAAAAGATCCCCAACCCCTCTCCCAGCAATCTTTAACCGCACTATTAGCTGGAATTACCGAACCCTTGCGCGGATTGCCAGCACTCGAATACGCAGATCGAGAACTCAACCTGGTTGAAAACTCTGTGAGTTCAAGTCGCCAACTGCGAAACCAAAAATTTAAAAAAGAAACCTTGGAAAATCAGATCAATTCGCGCTCGTTTGCGATCGTTCACCTTGCTACTCATGGCGAATTTAGTTCCCAACTCGAAAAAACGGGAATTGAAGCATGGGATGGACGGATCAATCTGGATGAATTAAGCACGATTTTCACCCAACAAACGGAAAATCAACCCAGTCCCATCGAACTGTTAGTATTGAGTGCTTGTAAAACCGCAGATGGAGACGATCGCGCAGTGTTGGGACTAGCTGGAGTTGCCGTGCGATCGGGTGCCCGGAGTACCGTTGCCTCCCTGTGGTATATCGACGATGAAACTAGCGCCCTTTTAATGAATCGATTTTATTATTATTTGAATGACCCTCGCGCACTCAGCAAAGCAGAAGCGCTGCGTTTGGCACAAGATGATATCCGCAAGGAATTTATCAATAAAAGAGCGCCTTATTATTGGGGATCGTTTGTGTTGGTTGGCAATTGGTTATAG
- a CDS encoding DUF928 domain-containing protein: MSQKFEINNSIQIWVMVACLMAALSYWVLPGKGQNPPSFNPLRFIPREVYNEDTSNGSGEGKPGDTEPGGGTRPSNLEGSLCPEEVKKPLKALVPSRIVMEQAESGDRRVEYVEEYTVSDSPTFWFFVPYHAPLQAEFALVNENAEELYSTTITLPENPGIIGIGIPAVATDKLLELGKYYRWQLTIVCYPDRPSLNNLFVQGWVQQVTPSQQISQWQGINRQEIPYETLRQAVAGYATEGIWYDALTLLGDRRLQNPSNSEIAGDWQSLLNSVNLGDFADEAIVERYVIEP; this comes from the coding sequence ATGAGTCAAAAATTTGAAATAAATAACAGCATTCAGATTTGGGTGATGGTGGCCTGTTTAATGGCCGCTTTGAGCTATTGGGTACTGCCGGGAAAGGGACAGAACCCACCCTCCTTTAATCCGTTGCGCTTTATTCCGCGAGAGGTATATAATGAAGATACTTCCAATGGTTCGGGTGAGGGAAAACCGGGAGATACAGAACCGGGTGGGGGAACTCGTCCGAGTAATCTCGAAGGCAGTTTATGTCCAGAGGAAGTGAAAAAACCATTAAAAGCTTTAGTGCCTTCGCGAATCGTGATGGAGCAGGCCGAAAGTGGCGATCGCCGGGTGGAATATGTGGAAGAATATACGGTGTCTGATTCTCCCACATTCTGGTTTTTCGTGCCCTATCACGCTCCACTCCAGGCGGAATTTGCCTTAGTCAATGAAAATGCAGAAGAACTTTATAGTACCACGATCACGTTACCGGAAAATCCGGGAATAATTGGGATTGGAATTCCCGCAGTTGCTACGGATAAACTGCTAGAATTAGGGAAATATTATCGGTGGCAACTGACAATTGTCTGCTATCCCGATCGCCCCTCTTTAAACAATTTGTTTGTTCAGGGTTGGGTGCAACAGGTAACGCCTTCACAACAAATCAGTCAGTGGCAGGGGATAAATCGGCAAGAAATCCCCTATGAGACACTCCGCCAAGCAGTTGCGGGGTATGCCACTGAGGGAATTTGGTATGATGCGCTGACGCTATTGGGCGATCGGCGGTTACAAAATCCATCGAATAGTGAGATCGCCGGAGATTGGCAAAGTTTGTTAAACTCAGTTAACTTGGGTGATTTTGCCGATGAAGCGATTGTCGAGCGTTATGTGATAGAACCCTGA